Below is a genomic region from Thunnus albacares chromosome 4, fThuAlb1.1, whole genome shotgun sequence.
TTGGTTGTTAAAAGTTTAAGACAGTTGACAGGAAATTATTTTACCTGCAACAACACAGTGTCTGTTTCTCTTAAATTCTATAcacctctttgtgttttcaacGTTCAGGAATTTTTCCTGATGAAAGTCAGTGCCAGGACTTTGTAGTAAGTGTTACCTGCTGGGTCTTCACAgataaattcattttaaaaagccGGAACGTTTTGCAGAAGTGTGCAAGACATAATGGCAAAGAACTGCAGCACAGTTGTACTGGGCTCTTACAAGCCACTAACACCTATTACCTGTCTACACACCATCTCCACATTACTGCTGATAAATACCTCATCCAGATTTAAAGCTGAACCATGAGAAAGAAAGTGATgcgtacaattttgaggtagcgaattccctctttgtctgtctcataaatgtatgctctctctctcgctgaaCGCAACAACTCAGCATCCATAAACTAGCGGTGTTTCATTAGGTTGACTAGCTAATGTCAGCATAGCAAGTCATGACCACAGTAGCTAGAGCTTAACAGATAAGGAGCCTAGTTTACTGGCCTGCTTTGGTCCATCTGCCTCTGTTTGGCAGGTCAAACGATGCCCCCTTGTGCCTAATCATAGTAATTGAAAATGATAGATCTAGTCTACCAGCATGTCTCCAGCTCtagtaaaataaacatcatctTCACCTGTGTATTTGACCAGCGTCCGGCCTGTTGAGATTTCCCACAGTTTGACCACGGAGTCTTTGCCACTGGACAGGATGTACTTGGAGTTCTTTGAGAAGATGGCAGAGCACACCTCAGCTCCGTCATGGGCCTTCTCGAAGGTGGTAACACAGCGGTTGGAGACGCCATCCCACAGTTTGATGCTGCCATCCTTGCTGCAGGTGACGTAGCTGTTGGCGCTGGGGTTGTAGCTGACGCCGCTGATGGTATCGGTGTGTTGGTCCAGCGGGTTGCAGGACACGAAGCACTGGAAGGTGTTGACGTCGTAGAGACGCAAGGTGGGGTGCTGAGTTCCAACCAGCAGGAAGTCGCCTGATGGGTGGAAGGAGATGGAACGCAACATTTCTGCTtcctgtaagaaaaaaaaagatgaagattgGATTACAACAGAATTCAAATAAAAGctgagaaatgttttttttttttgtcagcaaaGTTTTAGATTTCCACCTTGTTTACATTGGCCGTGTCTTCGTAAAGGGGCACCTACATTTTTCAATACAGCACTTTGactaaacacatgaaaaatggaaaatttgtgTAGAAAATTCGACTAATTCTGACCTGTATATATTTAAAAGCTCTTTTTGCAGAGGGCTTTGAGTAGTCAAACAGTTTGAGGGTGTAATCTCTGGAGCCAGAGGCTAGGATCTGTTCAGTCGGGTGGAAGGCCAGGCAGGTGACTTCATCAACGTGGTCGTACAGTGTCCGAATCACAGGGTGATTCTCCATGTTTTGCTGTGCTGTCTCGTTCATCATtacctgaaaaacaaagaaacagaagaaatagtaTACATGGACCTACTGGCCAAAAAACTATTCAGGTTCTCAAACCTGCCTCACCTCAATGGGCATGGCGCTCTTGGCCAGCATACGCTCAGTATCCAGGATCTTGATGGAAGCGTCAGCAGACCCGGTAGCGATCAGCTGGCCATCACGACTGTAAGTGGCGACGCGGCATGGACCTTTATGGGATGTGACGTAGCAGGTCTCGTACTCTGATGCCTCCGGAGACATGGTCTGGACATCGGCATCGAATTCCAGATCGATACCAACACCAGGTGCCACTGTATCTGAGCGTCCAATGGCATACTGAACTGCACTGTCATCATTCTCCATCCCTGACAGAGATTGTAAAATTGTTCAATTAGTGAAACTTGATTCCATATGTCTTATTTCATAGTTTCAATGTTTTCAGTattgtattttcagtatttcagtaaattggtcaaataaatacaataaatacataaagaaagaaaaacccttgaatgagtaggtgtgtccaaacttttgattggtGCTCTATATACACACAGCACAACAATGCAGACATGGTGAAAACAGCTCTTACCAATCTTTGCCAGCTGCATCAGCTGCTCAGAGGGCGAAACAACAGTCTGTGGTTTAACCTCACTGATGAGACTGTTTGCGATGTTGGTATATCCATCATAGAGCAGCTGGCTGATGATGAGCTTGTACAGATGCTGCCGGTCCTTCAGAGTTGGTTTTGGACGATACATGTTGGGGTCAGTGTGACCAAAACTGGGCCGTCAAAAGCGACAACTTATCTGActgtaacaaaacacacaatgtcAACAGTTAACTAGTCTTCTGGGCTGCAAATTTCACAACACACACCTTGAGCTATGTCTGTACTAATGTCACCGCCAGCTACGAATGAATGGAACTTGTGCTTAGCAGAGCTGCTAACAACGTTAGCTTTGTTGCTACAGTTCAGACAGTACAAAAACAGTACGTTTTAGCAACAATAAACTAAACAACTGGTTGAGCATGTGCTCTCTGCCTCAACCGCATTATGTGCTACTTAACGACAGgggctgaatgttgtttttcgtttttagtttaaaaatatacaaatatctAACCCTCTCCAAAGTTCCGATGGCGCTTCTGGACCTAAACGTGCGTTACGCTATACGTACTGTGCGTCCTACGTCACAACACTGAAAGAGCGTAAAGAGTGAAGTTGCCTTCATGGTAAACAGATTTTTCAACATTAGAATTCATCATACGGTAAATACATAAGCTGCAGTGTTATAAATATAGACCACATAATCTTTATATAGACTACGGTTATACCTTCATTCTTAATGGGAGTAGGAAGCTGGTATTTTGCTGTAACACCCAAGCTCCAAAATGTGACGTTTAGGGGGGGCACAAGGTAGCCgcaaaatgtgtatttaaacaatcaaatatatatatatttatatatataaaatccaATATAGAGCGCTACTTCTTGTCTTCTTTGTTTTACTATGTGACACAAAGTAGCGATGTGCTTCTTGTAAtctaaaacaaagtaaaagcaATTGTCTATCTCAATATTTAGAACACACACGGCACGTGAATGCAACACGTTTGTATCCACAGGCTATTTTGGAGGCCAAAATATTCACGTAGGCATAAATATTTCGAATGTTGTATTATCTCAGACAGGCGTAAGTGTGGAGGGCATTGTGcgtttgattgtgtgtgtatctgtccgcAGCTAATCCGCATACTACTACCtacccatcagcctaatattttttgtgcacatttatgactgtatgcacAAGGACCTCTCATGATTGCaatgattcacaatttttgaaaaagttattttatacCGCCACTGACTGCTGACCCTTTACTCCTCTTAACCTGTCGGTAGCATGGCtgtaagagctggataccggaccaAAAATGGCGCCTATTCAGTTCATTAAGAATAGCTCGACTGGCGCATACAAGTAGGTCTATTTGCGGACTGGCAGTAtctacacgacacacccactttaccacatgacacacccacttggttaCAAATGGGTGCAATGGCTGAACTTCATACCTTAAAAACGGGCTTCAGACTTCTCAAAACAAGGTAGTTAGGGTTATTCTGAAACTCCCCATGAAAACTCATGTTGACCCTTCTCATTTTGAGAGCCTTGGGTGATTGAAAGTGCAGGAAAGAGTCTCTCAGATCGAGTTGTGTATAGTGCATCAGATGCATGGTGATGTCCCACAATACCTAAAAAATTATTTCATCCAGGTGAGGTATGTTCACAGCTATTCCTCTAGGGGCAGTTCCACTGACATTGTTCCTCCCAGGTTTAAGAGTACCCTGGGGAAGGAAACTTTTTGTACATGGCAGTAAATCTGTGGAATAGATTGCCAGGAAATCTTAAAGTCATAAGCAGTTTAGGACGTTTCAAGCTGGTACTTAAGAATTGGCTCCAGggttattcatattttattttctgggTTAGTTTTTGATGTagcttatttattttaattattatggACAGATATAGACTGTGTATAATGTGCTAAAGGGGCTGTGAAgtaatgttgatatattgaTGTATTTATCTCAGATGTACCgag
It encodes:
- the cstf1 gene encoding cleavage stimulation factor subunit 1; protein product: MYRPKPTLKDRQHLYKLIISQLLYDGYTNIANSLISEVKPQTVVSPSEQLMQLAKIGMENDDSAVQYAIGRSDTVAPGVGIDLEFDADVQTMSPEASEYETCYVTSHKGPCRVATYSRDGQLIATGSADASIKILDTERMLAKSAMPIEVMMNETAQQNMENHPVIRTLYDHVDEVTCLAFHPTEQILASGSRDYTLKLFDYSKPSAKRAFKYIQEAEMLRSISFHPSGDFLLVGTQHPTLRLYDVNTFQCFVSCNPLDQHTDTISGVSYNPSANSYVTCSKDGSIKLWDGVSNRCVTTFEKAHDGAEVCSAIFSKNSKYILSSGKDSVVKLWEISTGRTLVKYTGAGLSGRQMHRTQGVFNHTEDYVLLPDERTISLCCWDSRTAERKNLLSLGHNNIVRCIVHSPTNPGFMTCSDDFRARFWYRRTTTD